From Salvia splendens isolate huo1 chromosome 16, SspV2, whole genome shotgun sequence, a single genomic window includes:
- the LOC121770014 gene encoding cytochrome c oxidase subunit 6a, mitochondrial-like yields MSSAIVRSGLRSALRGGASTPRVSPASKRSFSASSHHDEAAEASKWEKITYLGIVACSSLAVFILSKSHAHYDEPPAYPYLHIRNKEFPWGPDGLFEVELFGHPMRRLWEKMVF; encoded by the exons ATGTCGTCGGCGATTGTGAGATCTGGCCTCCGCTCCGCCCTACGTGGTGGGGCCTCCACCCCCCGCGTCTCACCCGCGTCCAAGCGCTCTTTCTCCGCTTCATCCCATCACGACGAAGCTG CCGAGGCTTCGAAATGGGAGAAGATAACGTATTTGGGAATAGTGGCATGTTCTAGTCTCGCTGTGTTTATCCTCTCCAAGAGCCATGCGCACTATGACGAGCCTCCT GCATATCCATATTTGCATATTCGCAATAAAGAGTTTCCTTGGG GTCCAGATGGTCTATTTGAGGTAGAGTTGTTTGGCCATCCAATGAGAAGGCTGTGGGAAAAAATGGTGTTTTGA